Proteins encoded by one window of Manihot esculenta cultivar AM560-2 chromosome 10, M.esculenta_v8, whole genome shotgun sequence:
- the LOC110625020 gene encoding neutral/alkaline invertase 3, chloroplastic: protein MMGTSEAALQILSSGCRILSSDPYASNLDWKFASKFHINCVKKRALRHKQLFNCSSFLQNQIGIQRLKMIGDYGLFGNTSVDSLQLLSCKCQQSETVGGLTSEDGKGTWFVDSARVLHFNGAVNPTNVLEFGNVQQKQGNGELTSNGAVKQGKESLPTDGGALGIGRDASNKVTVDSIEDEAWNLLLNSVVYYCGSPIGTIAANDPTSSNVLNYDQVFIRDFIPSGIAFLLKGEYDIVRNFILHTLQLQSWEKTMDCHSPGQGLMPASFKVRTVPLDGDDSSTEEVLDPDFGEAAIGRVAPVDSGLWWIILLRAYGKCSGDLSVQERIDVQTGIKMILRLCLSDGFDMFPTLLVTDGSCMIDRRMGIHGHPLEIQALFYSALLCAREMLAPEDGSADLIRALTNRLVALSFHIREYYWIDLRKLNEIYRYKTEEYSYDAVNKFNIYPDQVSPWLVKWIPNQGGYLIGNLQPAHMDFRFFSLGNLWSVVSGLATTEQSHAILDLIEAKWIDLVADMPLKICYPALEGQEWQIITGSDPKNTPWSYHNAGSWPTLLWQLTVACIKMNRPEIAARAIEVAERRISWDKWPEYYDTKRARFIGKQARLFQTWSIAGYLVAKLLLADPSAAKMLITEEDPELVNAFSCMISANPRRQRGRKNSKQTYIVDHGDCSLLHTFYIG, encoded by the exons ATGATGGGAACTTCTGAGGCAGCTCTGCAAATTTTGTCTTCTGGATGTCGCATTTTAAGTTCTGATCCATATGCTAGCAATTTAGATTGGAAATTTGCTTCCAAATTCCACATTAATTGTGTAAAGAAAAGGGCCTTGAGACATAAGCAATTGTTCAACTGTTCAAGTTTTCTACAGAATCAGATTGGAATACAACGGTTAAAGATGATAGGTGACTATGGTTTGTTTGGAAATACATCAGTGGATAGCTTGCAGCTTCTGAGTTGTAAATGCCAGCAGTCAGAAACTGTTGGTGGTTTAACTTCAGAAGATGGAAAAGGAACCTGGTTTGTAGATAGTGCAAGGGTATTACACTTCAATGGTGCAGTAAATCCTACAAATGTTTTGGAGTTTGGGAATGTTCAGCAGAAACAAGGAAATGGTGAGTTGACATCTAATGGTGCTGTTAAACAGGGAAAAGAGAGTTTGCCAACTGATGGTGGTGCACTGGGTATAGGCAGAGATGCCTCTAACAAGGTTACCGTAGATTCTATTGAAGATGAAGCTTGGAACCTGCTGCTCAATTCTGTTGTTTATTATTGTGGCAGTCCGATTGGAACAATTGCTGCCAACGACCCTACTAGTTCCAATGTGTTGAATTATGATCAGGTCTTCATTAGAGACTTTATACCTTCTGGTATTGCATTTCTTTTGAAAGGAGAGTATGATATAGTTCGGAATTTCATTCTTCACACACTTCAGTTGCAG AGCTGGGAGAAAACAATGGACTGTCACAGTCCTGGCCAGGGATTGATGCCTGCTAGTTTCAAGGTGCGTACAGTTCCTCTAGATGGTGATGACTCATCAACTGAAGAGGTATTGGATCCTGACTTTGGAGAGGCAGCAATAGGTCGTGTTGCACCAGTTGAttctg GGTTATGGTGGATTATCTTATTACGCGCATATGGAAAATGTTCTGGTGATCTCTCTGTTCAGGAGAGGATTGATGTGCAGACTGGAATTAAGATGATTCTGAGGCTATGTCTATCTGATGGTTTTGACATGTTCCCAACATTGTTGGTGACTGATGGTTCTTGCATGATAGATCGACGGATGGGAATTCATGGCCATCCTCTAGAAATCCAG GCACTTTTTTATTCAGCACTACTTTGTGCTCGGGAGATGCTTGCTCCTGAGGATGGATCGGCTGATCTCATCCGAGCTTTGACCAATCGTTTAGTTGCTCTGTCATTCCATATCAGAGAATATTATTGGATTGATTTAAGAAAACTAAATGAGATTTATCGTTACAAGACTGAAGAGTACTCTTATGATGCAGTTAATAAGTTCAACATTTATCCGGATCAGGTTTCTCCTTGGCTGGTGAAATGGATACCCAACCAAGGGGGCTATCTAATTGGCAACTTGCAAccagctcacatggactttagATTCTTCTCTCTTGGAAACTTATGGTCTGTTGTAAGTGGTCTTGCTACAACAGAGCAGTCACATGCCATATTGGATCTCATTGAAGCCAAGTGGATAGATCTGGTAGCAGACATGCCATTGAAGATATGTTATCCTGCTCTTGAAGGCCAGGAGTGGCAGATCATCACAGGCAGTGATCCTAAGAACAC GCCTTGGTCTTACCACAATGCAGGTTCTTGGCCAACTCTTCTTTGGCAG CTGACAGTTGCGTGCATAAAGATGAATAGACCTGAAATTGCTGCCAGAGCTATTGAAGTTGCTGAAAGACGCATATCATGGGACAAGTGGCCTGAATATTATGATACCAAAAGAGCAAGATTTATTGGAAAACAAGCACGCCTGTTCCAGACCTGGTCTATTGCTGGATACCTTGTGGCAAAGCTTTTGCTTGCAGACCCATCTGCAGCTAAGATGCTCATAACTGAAGAGGATCCAGAGCTTGTCAATGCGTTCTCTTGCATGATCAGTGCTAACCCAAGAAGACAGCGTGGGAGAAAGAATTCAAAACAGACCTACATA GTTGACCATGGTGATTGTTCTTTGCTTCATACCTTCTATATCGGATAA
- the LOC110624161 gene encoding uncharacterized protein LOC110624161 — protein MRGRGRGFSSRGRGDHGRGSVHTSESENINQCLVQHTALIPRPDQGERSTQGAASSTSASVHTSATASAPIGLPPIPSMVTSASASTFASGNCGPTEYRPYISLVNSIMQPSDPIARRITLIFKEKLVADGFCWKNVLEEVKEFYWQEFKKHFLWDEAIEQLMKIAWRKKVVERYRSLMCSIRNGKEKRLSLTEGVMDAWQSTWGATEYQNKCKKFSNNRKSETGGQSVGPSRHCGGSISQYRHQQQMDRFLTLKEQASQINNDSTEASRIDEAQLYFEAVGGEKKRRVYGLGSQASVFFPNKSFASTSFTSAQQNQDLQDEMADLRCKLQEREDNEQVLREQNVRITSELSQVKDLLMQLVSQRQGSQPSAPGEGTSA, from the exons ATGAGAGGACGAGGACGTGGATTTTCATCACGGGGTCGAGGAGACCATGGCAGGGGTAGTGTCCACACAAGTGAATCAGAAAATATCAATCAATGTTTAGTACAACACACTGCTTTGATTCCTAGACCAGACCAGGGTGAGAGATCCACACAGGGTGCTGCATCATCCACTTCTGCTTCAGTACACACATCTGCTACTGCCTCAGCTCCCATAGGTTTGCCACCTATTCCATCGATGGTTACATCTGCATCTGCATCTACATTTGCTTCTGGTAATTGCGGACCTACAGAATACAGACCATATATTTCCTTAGTAAACTCAAT CATGCAGCCTTCCGATCCGATTGCTAGGCGGATTACCTTGATCTTCAAGGAAAAGTTAGTAGCAGATGGCTTTTGTTGGAAAAATGTACTAGAAGAGGTTAAAGAATTCTATTGGCAAGAATTTAAG AAACACTTCTTATGGGATGAGGCAATAGAGCAGCTTATGAAGATAGCTTGGAGGAAGAAAGTTGTTGAGCGCTATCGTAGCCTTATGTGTAGCATAAGGAATGGGAAGGAGAAGAGGCTATCACTGACAGAAGGAGTAATGGATGCATGGCAATCTACTTGGGGAGCAACTGAGTATCAAAACAAAtgcaaaaaattctcaaataatAGAAAAAGTGAAACAGGTGGGCAAAGCGTTGGCCCATCAAGacattgtggaggatccatatcTCAGTATAGGCATCAACAACAGATG GACCGCTTTCTGACTTTGAAAGAGCAAGCATCACAGATAAATAATGACAGTACTGAGGCATCTCGCATTGATGAGGCTCAATTATACTTTGAGGCAGTAggtggagagaaaaaaagaagggtGTACGGTCTTGGATCACAGGCTTCAGTTTTCTTTCCAAACAAGTCTTTTGCTAGTACATCCTTCACATCAGCTCAGCAAAATCAGGATCTTCAAGATGAAATGGCTGATCTCAGATGCAAGCTGCAGGAGcgtgaggataatgaacaagtaTTGCGTGAGCAAAATGTGCGGATTACCTCTGAGCTCTCACAGGTGAAGGATTTACTTATGCAGCTCGTGAGTCAAAGGCAAGGCAGCCAGCCTTCAGCTCCTGGTGAAGGAACTTCTGCATAA
- the LOC122724944 gene encoding uncharacterized protein LOC122724944: MSLSFKPIVDGFKAGCRPFIGVDGCHLKGPFGGVLLSAISLDGDKGVIPLAIAIVEIECGASWDFFFDCLKTCIGPKDDETPLTFMSDRQKGLIEAVNNWFPEACHRFCARHIFNNFKKQYPGLGLKQEFWNAARATHGYEFWEAMKRIERVKDGKPFDWLLKVPMSQWSRHMFWPEAKSEHLTNNMTESFNAWIKKIRGLPIVKLLDAFRQKCMVRLQKRFANGTSWEGKITPKARKTINSIIKQGKNCRLLPCRNDEFEVTEGDLKFAVKRQDKKMLLQMMGHKWIALQTCSLVYWIHASRY, encoded by the exons ATGTCTTTGTCTTTTAAACCAATTGTAGATGGCTTTAAAGCTGGATGTAGACCATTTATAGGTGTTGATGGTTGCCACTTGAAGGGTCCATTTGGAGGTGTTTTGCTATCAGCTATATCACTTGATGGTGATAAAGGTGTGATTCCTTTAGCTATTGCAATTGTGGAGATTGAGTGTGGTGCAAGTTGGGATTTTTTCTTTGATTGCTTGAAAACCTGCATTGGTCCAAAAGATGATGAAACACCTCTGACATTCATGAGTGACAGACAAAAG GGACTTATTGAAGCTGTCAATAATTGGTTTCCTGAGGCATGTCATAGATTTTGTGCTAGACATATATTCAACAACTTTAAGAAGCAATATCCTGGACTTGGTCTAAAACAAGAATTTTGGAATGCTGCTAGAGCCACACATGGATATGAGTTCTGGGAGGCAATGAAAAGGATTGAAAGAGTTAAGGATGGGAAGCCATTTGACTGGTTATTGAAGGTACCCATGAGCCAATGGAGTAGACACATGTTTTGGCCAGAAGCAAAATCAGAGCATTTAACCAATAACATGACAGAATCATTTAATGCATGGATCAAAAAAATTAGAGGGTTGCCAATTGTAAAACTGTTAGATGCATTTAGACAAAAATGCATGGTTAGACTCCAGAAGAGATTTGCCAATGGGACTTCATGGGAAGGTAAGATCACTCCTAAGGCTCGCAAGACAATTAATTCAATCATCAAGCAAGGGAAAAATTGTAGGTTATTGCCATGTAGAAATGATGAATTTGAAGTCACTGAGGGTGATCTGAAATTTGCTGTAAAGCGTCAGGATAAAAAAATGCTCTTGCAAATGATGGGACATAAGTGGATTGCCTTGCAAACATGCAGCCTTGTGTATTGGATACATGCGTCAAGATATTGA